The window AGATGGTTCGGTGTCTGTACTGGCCGCATTCTCGGAACCCCTAGTACGTACGTTCGATCGAACCCCGTGTGCGGGGTCGTAGAGTAGGACGAGTGACATCCCCACGAGGAGCATGAGGATTGCGAGTCGCATGACTGTCATCATGGGAATCCGCTTAACCGTAACCGAAGCAGTTCCATCGCTAACGCCGACGATGACGTAGGTGTCAGAGATCAATCCTCGGTCGATGATGACGTCACGAACCTGCATACCGCCCTGTTGGACGTAGCGACGCTGGCCCGCAACCCCACTCGTCACCTCGTTCCCACCGCGATAGACCGCCATCGAGACGCCTTTCGCCTTGACTCGCGTCGGGACGACGCTCTCCGGTGGCGATTGCACCGACCCCATCATCGAGGGACGAGAGAGAACCATCGCATCGGCACTCGGCACGAAGTCCCACATGAGCCGACCCTTGGCGACGATGCGCTGTCCCTGCTGGACCGACACGCTAGACTCGTTCGCGTTCGGGAGGCCGACCCAGACGCTCGAATTATCGATTTGTACGACCGTAGCCCGCTGGCCTTGTCGGACGTTCGTCACCGTGCCGTACACGGTCTGGACCGTCCCGTTGAGTGACTCACCCCGTGAGATTATATTTCGCGGCGAGAGCGCGTACGACTCGACTGCAGGATTTCGTGGGAACTCAGAACTCGAATACCCGAGAACGCGAATCGAGTAATCGGTGCCCGCAATCGGTTTTTTGGACGAATCGACTGCACCGCTTCCGATGCCCGTCGCCATGACCGACGCTTGCCCGCCGAGGAGATACATGAGCGGCAGTGAGAGAACGAGGAGCGCGACCCCGATGTGGATGGTCGTGATACCCGTCTCCTTGAGTTTCGCGTGCCGTCCGGCGGCCGCAGGAATTCGAACCGACGCGCGCTTTAGCATACTGAGGCAGACGTACGCAACCGGTGGGAGGACCGCCAACGCGCTCACGCTCCCGATGATAGTGTAGAAGAACGAACCGCTCGGCGAGGTCGAAGCGAGTCGCCACGCGTCCGAGGGTGCAACGAACGCGGCTACGACTGTCCCGGCCGTGAAGACGCCCAGACCGACGAGGCTACGACGGCGATCCTCGACGTCGAAGTCCATGTAGAATCCGAGCAGTAGCATAGTGGCGATGACGAACGGGAAACTCCAGAGGTTGTAGTATCGTGGTTCGACTGAGACCTCGATACTAGTTATTGCGTCCCTGAGGACTGGGAACGTCAGCCCCCAGAGCGAGACGAACGTCAATAGTCCGAGGAGGAGAACGGCACCGTGCAGGAGGTTCGACCGCGTAATCCACTCCCCGTCGCGTTGCCGTTCGTCGCCGTCCTGGAAAAGCCAGTAGCCGAACGGAATGATGACACCGAGGACCACTGTGATCCCCATCAACACGAGGAGCGAGACGCCGATACCACCGGACGCGAACGAGTGAATGCTTCGAAAGACTCCGCTCCGGACGACCGACGTGGTGTAGACGGCCAGCGCGAACGTCGTCGCGGTCATCGCCGGAGCCAGAATCTGGTAGTCCCCATTGGGGCGGTACCGCGTTACCGCGTGAAGTGTCGCAGTGAGGAACAACCACGGAATCAAAATCGCAGTTTCGACTGGGTCCCACGCCCAGATGCCACCCCATCCGAGGACTGTGTACGACCAGAGACCGCCGAGTGCGACGGCGGCGGTCAGGAACAGCCAACTCAATCGTAGCCAGCGGGTGACACTTCCGATCCACGTCGAGAAGAGGCCGCCATTCCCACGAAGCAGCGATATGAAGTGTGCTGCACCGATGGCGAACGGCATCGTAAGGAGTGCGTAGGACGCGAACATGACCGGTGGGTGAATCGCCATGTATGGGTCCACGAGGAGCGGGTTCAGCCCCTGTCCGCTCGTCGGAACGTACCCCGCAGGAGCGTTGGGGAACTCATTCCCGACCGGTGCGAAGGGACTCCTGAGCAACAGCATTCCGGTGAAGTACGTGACGATACCGACCGTAAGCGCCTGCACGAGTTTCCCACCACGACTGTCTATTCCACGGAAGAGCACGGCGGCGAGTGCGACGAACGAGACGATGGTCGCCCATAGGAGGATGGACCCTTCATTACCCGCGTAGACGCCAGTCAAGCGGTAGAGTAACCCGAGATAGTCGGCCGTATTGTGCCAGACGTACGCGTTCGAGTAGTCGGTCCTGACGAACTGGTACGTGAGATGCAAAAGCGCACTCGATAAGAGGACGACGGCACCCCCGAGCAGTGGTTTCACGTAGTCTAGATACTGGTCGTTGTCTGCGACGTATCCTCTCGTGAGGATAGCCGTCGTGGAGACCAATGCGAGAAACGCTAGCAGTAGGATGATTGTCCCGGGCGTCATTTGGTCCCACCTCCGTTCGTCGTATTAGCGCCGTTCGATTTCTGTTTCGCGCGTTCGAGATAGGCGAGGAAGTCCTGTTTGGGCGCGTATCCCGAGATGCGGGTCAGCACCTCACCATCCGGTGTGATAATGACGTGCTGTGGTGGGTAGTTGACGTTGTACTTCTGCTTCAGACGGGACGGTTCGCGCGCATCGCTGTCGAGGTTGACTGCGACTAAGACGAAATCGTCGAGACTAGATTGGACCGCAGGGTCAGAGTAGACGTTGCGGTTGTAGTCTTCACAGTAGGTGCACCACGTCGTCCAGAAGTAGACGACGATGGGCTTGTCCTTTTGCTCAGCTACCTGTTCAGCTTGCGAAAAATCGGTTCGCCATTTCGTATCGCCGTGGTAGGAGTACTTTTCGTCGCTCAACACCGGTGCTGCGTGCATCGAGAGATATCCGATTCCCAGAAGTAGCGCGAAGAACGCGAGGGTAGACGCTTTCCGCGGAGTTATCGGCATGACTCTCAGTATACGACCACCGCTGCAAAAGTGTACTGCATCTCCACTACTGGTCAATTTTCTCTTGTGGATTCGTTTTCGTGGTGAGATAGATTCATTATCTATTAGTTATTCGAACAGAAGAATAGGTACGGGCGAGAGGCCAGATCAATCAAATCGGCCGTAATACAGCTATTTCGTGCGAATAAGCAGGGGTGGTGGCGGCTCTACTACATATCATCTTCAATCAGTTATGTTATCGGCGGGGTTACGTTCTTCACATCACCTAATTCCTACGCAGAGCTATGAAAATGTTTATCACAGTAGTGGGAGTATTGGTCAATATCGTTTGAAGACCAAGTGTGGAATGAAATGGTAGGAGAAGAGATGGAACAAGACGAAACATGAGTCAAGGCGATTCAACGTTATTACTCAAGCCGGTACTCCTCATAGTTAGCGTCGCCGTCATGGCGGTCGTGGTCACACTCGCAGTCAACGGACTGCTCGCGTTCACGGGCAACGACTACATGAGTGGCCAACCAGCCGCAGAATCGGGCGGCGGCGGTGGCGGTATCCTGGACTTACCCGGCGAATGGAGCGGTTACGAGTGGTATAGTGAGGACCTCCGAGAGGATGGTATGAAATACAAGAACGAAACGGCTGGTAACAAGGTCAACTTCCAGCCGAAGAAAATGAACAACTCGACACTCCCGGAGAACGAGAATCGCCGGGAACTCGTCAAGTACGGACGTCGGCTCTTCGCTAACACGTCCAAACTGATGCCTGGGTACACGGGCGGCACCCGCATGTCGTGTGCGAACTGTCACGGCGGTGGGTCGCTCCCGACGACGACTGGCATGGTCGGCCAAGACATCGACATGATTCCGCTCGTCGGCACCGCCTCGGGGTATCCCGAATGGACGGGTCGTACCCAGCGGATGCGCGACATGCGCCAGCGAATCATGGGTTGCTTCCTCCGGAGCATGGACGCAGCCAACGCCGAGAAGGGCGTCCCAGCCTACGACAGCAGAGAAATCCAGGCCATGGAGACCTACATGGTCTGGCTGAACAAGGGAACGCCGAGCCAAAAAGTGCCCTACTGGCGACACATCGAGAAGCCGGAAGGTAACGAGAAGAAGCCCGTTCCGGAAGTGAACCCGGTGCGCGGCGCAAAACTCTACCTCGAGAATTGTGCGTCCTGTCACGGCAAGGACGGCCAAGGGAAGAAAGGTCAGTACCCACCACTGTGGGGCCCGAACTCCTTCAACGACGGTGCCGGGATGGGCCGACTGTACACCTCGGCAGGCTTCATCCGCGAAGCGATGCCATACGGTACCGCACACTCGTTCAAAGACTGGGACGACGTCCAAGACGTCGCCGGGTTCATGAACGCACACAAGCGGCCGCACCTTCCACGCCAACCCAAAGACTGGGAGGAAGCAGGCGTGAAGAAAGAAGGCATCTACTACAAACGCGCTCAGGAGCACTGGGGTTACGACATGAATCCCATGACGAAGAAGCTCCTCATCGCTGGCATCCCAATCGGGAGCCAACCGATAAACAAGAGCGTGATTCCCGAGGACTACTCGAAGTACGACGACCCGATGAAGAACACCTCGGTCGAGGGGTCGTGGAAGACGACGTGGATGAACAAGTCCAACACGTACGCCAACTGGAAGTACGCAGAGGATTCAGGTAGTTCAAACAACTCGACGCAGACGAACAGTTCGGCGTCGCTGACCGTTCGAGGTGCCGTAACCGACGCGATGGCTAACGGCGACTCGACCGCAAAAGCACGAGAGAATCAAGCGAGCTGAACTCGAACGGTACACAATTTTTCGAATATGGCAGGCGTCCCGACGACTGCTGCGGTGTTCCTTGCTGGCATCGTGACGATACTGACACCATGCTGTCTCCCGATGATTCCCGTGCTTGTAGTCGGCGGTACCGGGCATCGACTGCGACCAGTTGCAATCGTCTCCGGAAGTACGCTGATGTTCACGATTCTCGGCGTTGCGACGGGGATGATCGGCGCGCTCACGCCGGACGACATTCGGGCGCCGTTCGCTATTCTCATGGTGGCGTTCGGTGCGGTTATGGCCGACGACGACCTCAACGAAATATACTCTCGGTACACGAGGAAGTTCGTCAGTAGCGCGAATTCCGCAACCGGGGTTGTAGATGAAGAACGCCATCCGTTGGCGAATGCGTTCGTCGTCGGATTGCTACTCGGAGTTATCTGGCTGCCATGCGTCGGTCCTGTCCTCGGCGGTGTCCTTGCATTCGTCGGGACGACCGGAGACATCACACAGAGCGCGTTACTTCTGTTCACGTACGGCGTCGGATTCTCGATTCCCCTGTTGGGCGTCGCGTACGCGACCAAGTTCGGTGGCCGTCAGGTGCTCGGTCCCGTCCTCGACGATGGCCTCACCGAACACGTCCAGACGATAACCGGGTACAGCTTCGTCGCCTTCGGCGTGGCGATGCTGTTTGGACTGGACAAACTAGCACTCGCATCACTTATCGAACTACTCTAAGAATGATACACAAAGATAACACGACGATGACACGGAGAATCGGCAGAGAAATACGACAATGATGGGGTTCAGTAACGTACTCAGTCGTCTCATGCGAGCTTTGCGATGGCTCGTCGAGAGTAGAGGCGTCAAGTGGGGAACGCTCGTCACGGGCGTCGTCTCGATGGGACTGGTGTTCGGCGTCGCATCCGATACGATGTATGGAATCGAACACGGTGCTAACTTGCTGGCGTATTGGCACATCGCACTCGCGTGGGTCGCCGCCGCCGCGCTCGCGACGACGTTTTTCGGGAGTGCGTTGTATCTCCGCTATCGTGGACGGTTCTGGAACCGCCTTGCACACAGTGCCGGTGAAATCGGCTTCATGTTTGCGACACTGACGCTGGTCTTGGGAAGCATGTGGGGGAAGGTTATCTGGAACTCGTGGTGGGAGTGGACCGACGTTCGACTAGTGACGTTTCTGCTCGTCTGGTTCATTTACGCGGGCTACCTCATCGTATACTCCGCGACCGAACGAAGTAACGACGAACTGTACGCAGCAGTGTACGGCGTCATCGGCTTCGTGACGGTACCCATCTCGTATCTATCCACTCGTCTTTGGATTCCGACGTTCCACGAAACCACTGTCGGGAACCCACAGGTCAGTGCCAACATCGACCCGCTCACGCTCGTCGTCTCGGTGATTGCAGCGACGTTCCTCTACTTCTACCTCGTCGGTCTTCGCATCAATCTTCACGAACTGGAAGACAAAGTACTTCGACTCCACGCACCAAGGAGGGACTAACGAATGGAACCACTACTCCTCGCCGGATACACGGCATTGTTCGTCGCGTTCTTTGGCTACGTCGTCCACTTGCAACGGCGTATGAGCAAAGTAGAATCCCGGGTGGCGGACCTCCGCGATTGAGGCCCGTCGCCGACGAACTCGAACAGATACGGACACCCACCCACCGGCTAAATTCCATTTGCTTCTAGTCGAATCATTTTGCTGAGTTGTCACGCTAATCGTGTAGTATGGGGGCGCAGCCTCGCTTGAAAGACAGTTTCCCATAGTTTTATCACAACCCTACAATATTGTAGTTCGTATGAACCACGGCTCTCAATCAGATGGGCTGGCAACAAGACGGTCGTTTTTACGTGGAGTCGGCATAGCTACCGGAGCGACTGCTGTGTCACAAACCTCGGTTGGGATAGGGAAAGCACAAAGCGGTCCAGATTATGGCGACTGGTTCAGTAACACGAGCAACTTTTCAGGGACGTACGACTTTACAGGGAAGAGCAACGTGACGATTCACGTCGGTGCGAAAGGGAACGGTAGTAACTACGCGTTCGCGCCTGCTGCAATTCGAGTGGACGCTGGAACGAAAGTTACCTGGAAGTGGACTGGGAAGGGAGGTAGCCACAACGTCATCGCAAAAGGCGGGTCGTTCGAAAGTTCGATGAACTCGAAGGCGGGAGCGACGTTCACTCACACGTTCGAAAAGGAAGGGCAGCACAAGTACTACTGCAGCCCCCACAAAATGATGGGGATGAAAGGCGCTGTCGTCGTCGGAGGCTCCGGAGGTAAAGACCCAAGTCAACTCGACTTAGGGTCGTCTAGCAAAGATAGCAGTGGTAACGCATCGGAAGGAGGAAACCCCGAGTCAGACGGCTTTTCCATCTCGTTCGTAAGTGCGTCCGTAATTACGGGAATGGTCATGGCGTTCCTCTCACCCGTCTTGTTAGGAGTGATCAGTCTCCTAGATCGGGAAGATTGAGATTTCGAATCTAGGAGCGTCAGAACAGCCGAATCCATCGATAATCCTCTCGTCGAAGCCGTGGCATCAGTCAGCCAAGACGTGACAGGCGAGCGCGCGTATCGACGGAGTCCGACGGTGGGCAGCGACGCGAAGATTTACAATACCGCGACTCGCTAAGGAATCAACTCCGGGCTGTCTCAACGTCTACACCTGTCCCGGGCAGGTAGGGCAGCTATGAATAATCGAGAATTGCACAATACCTACAAAAGCCTTTTACTCGCGTAGTAGCTATCTTTCGATGAACAATGATGCCAGATTCGATGTCAGACCAACTGGAACAGGACATGGAGTGTGAAGGTCTCCTGCATTGCTTCCACGGCCTCAAAGAACTCGACAAAGAGTGTTTTGGAGCGTTGGTGGATGCCGAGGAGGCACTCACTATCGACGAGGTCGCCGAGACAGTTGAGCGCGAACGTTCGACAGCGTATCGAGCGATACAACGTCTCCTTCAAGCAGGGTTCATTCAGAAGAAACAGATCAATTACGACGACGGCGGCTACTACCACGTCTATGAGCCAGTAGCTCCGTCCCAGATCACCGATGAGATGCAGCGAATGCTCAACGATTGGTATGCGAAGATGGGCCAACTCATTCAGGAGTTCGAAGACAAGTACGACCAACCTGATGCGAACGCCCTCCTCGAAGGCTAAGACGTATACTAGTTTTCGTCTCTCCAACTCTTTCACGTCGTTTGATGTTCACTTTAGAGGTACTGGTGGGTAGGTCTCCGATTCGAATAACACACATAGTATTGCGCAATATTCACAAAACACTTAACTACTGTCCAGGCTCTACACTGAAGTGATGACAGTTGAACCATCAACCGACGCTGGAGCGAACACTCCCAGCGAACCTGTTACAATCGACAGCCAGAACGACTTAGATGAACTCGTAAGCGACTACGACGTCGTGCTTTCGGACTTCTACGCAGATTGGTGTGGGCCATGTCAAATGCTTGCCCCGGTCGTCGAACAACTAGCCGCCGAGACGGACGCCGCAATCGCGAAAGTCGACGTCGACGCCAACCAGCAACTTGCCAGAGCGTACGGCGTCCAAGGCGTTCCAACGCTCGTTCTGTTTGCAGACGGTCAGCAAGTCGAGGAAATCGTCGGGGTCCAAGGTGAAGACCAACTCCGCTCACTGATCGAAAACTACACGAATTGAGGAAGGAACGTAGCGTCGAATTCCAGGTGAATTCCGCTACCTGGTACGCTTCCTATTCTAGCCCGTTTAATTTTTTCACAGTGAGAGTTAGTTGCTGATAGACACCGATACTACATCCCTCGGCTCGCAGTCGAAGATCAAGCGGGAGGCATTCTCCGCCCTGTTGAAGCCATAAGCGGTGATACAGACGGTGGGTCGAAAACGGGAGAAGACTTCAGCGTAATGCAAGGTGGAGCCTCCGACCTCAAGGAGCGAGCGTAACAAGCGAGTAGGTCGGAGAGGAAACCGACTCGGCACTACACCAACCGCGATCGATGGGTGACTCACTCCCCCACCGAACCGGTATCGATTTAAAAACATAGTGCTTCATCTGAAGTACGGATGGAGGTACGTCGCACCGTCCTCGTCAAACTCGACGTGGCCGACAGTGACGCCAGCCTCCTCCACGAAACCATCTCCGAGTTTTTGCGGGCTGCTAACTACGTCGTTGGCTACGCTTGGAAAGGCGAATACAAGACTACGAGCAAAGCCAAACTCCAGCGCGAAACCTACGACGATGTGCGGGCCGAGACGCGACTGCAAGCGAATCTCGTCCAGAACGCTCGCAACAAGGCCGCCGACGCCGTCCAGAGTGCCGTCGCTCGGTGGAAGCAAGGTGATTACGCGGGGAAGCCCCACTTCACTGCCCCGACGCTCGTCTACGACAAGCGGTGCGCGACATTCAACGACGACCACGCCACGCTCTCAACTGTTGAGGGACGCATCACCGTCAATTACGTCCTCCCCGACGAAAGCCGTGAGACGCCCCACTCG is drawn from Halorussus halophilus and contains these coding sequences:
- the ccsA gene encoding cytochrome c biogenesis protein CcsA — protein: MTPGTIILLLAFLALVSTTAILTRGYVADNDQYLDYVKPLLGGAVVLLSSALLHLTYQFVRTDYSNAYVWHNTADYLGLLYRLTGVYAGNEGSILLWATIVSFVALAAVLFRGIDSRGGKLVQALTVGIVTYFTGMLLLRSPFAPVGNEFPNAPAGYVPTSGQGLNPLLVDPYMAIHPPVMFASYALLTMPFAIGAAHFISLLRGNGGLFSTWIGSVTRWLRLSWLFLTAAVALGGLWSYTVLGWGGIWAWDPVETAILIPWLFLTATLHAVTRYRPNGDYQILAPAMTATTFALAVYTTSVVRSGVFRSIHSFASGGIGVSLLVLMGITVVLGVIIPFGYWLFQDGDERQRDGEWITRSNLLHGAVLLLGLLTFVSLWGLTFPVLRDAITSIEVSVEPRYYNLWSFPFVIATMLLLGFYMDFDVEDRRRSLVGLGVFTAGTVVAAFVAPSDAWRLASTSPSGSFFYTIIGSVSALAVLPPVAYVCLSMLKRASVRIPAAAGRHAKLKETGITTIHIGVALLVLSLPLMYLLGGQASVMATGIGSGAVDSSKKPIAGTDYSIRVLGYSSSEFPRNPAVESYALSPRNIISRGESLNGTVQTVYGTVTNVRQGQRATVVQIDNSSVWVGLPNANESSVSVQQGQRIVAKGRLMWDFVPSADAMVLSRPSMMGSVQSPPESVVPTRVKAKGVSMAVYRGGNEVTSGVAGQRRYVQQGGMQVRDVIIDRGLISDTYVIVGVSDGTASVTVKRIPMMTVMRLAILMLLVGMSLVLLYDPAHGVRSNVRTRGSENAASTDTEPSD
- a CDS encoding thioredoxin family protein, which encodes MPITPRKASTLAFFALLLGIGYLSMHAAPVLSDEKYSYHGDTKWRTDFSQAEQVAEQKDKPIVVYFWTTWCTYCEDYNRNVYSDPAVQSSLDDFVLVAVNLDSDAREPSRLKQKYNVNYPPQHVIITPDGEVLTRISGYAPKQDFLAYLERAKQKSNGANTTNGGGTK
- a CDS encoding c-type cytochrome: MSQGDSTLLLKPVLLIVSVAVMAVVVTLAVNGLLAFTGNDYMSGQPAAESGGGGGGILDLPGEWSGYEWYSEDLREDGMKYKNETAGNKVNFQPKKMNNSTLPENENRRELVKYGRRLFANTSKLMPGYTGGTRMSCANCHGGGSLPTTTGMVGQDIDMIPLVGTASGYPEWTGRTQRMRDMRQRIMGCFLRSMDAANAEKGVPAYDSREIQAMETYMVWLNKGTPSQKVPYWRHIEKPEGNEKKPVPEVNPVRGAKLYLENCASCHGKDGQGKKGQYPPLWGPNSFNDGAGMGRLYTSAGFIREAMPYGTAHSFKDWDDVQDVAGFMNAHKRPHLPRQPKDWEEAGVKKEGIYYKRAQEHWGYDMNPMTKKLLIAGIPIGSQPINKSVIPEDYSKYDDPMKNTSVEGSWKTTWMNKSNTYANWKYAEDSGSSNNSTQTNSSASLTVRGAVTDAMANGDSTAKARENQAS
- a CDS encoding cytochrome c biogenesis CcdA family protein, whose amino-acid sequence is MAGVPTTAAVFLAGIVTILTPCCLPMIPVLVVGGTGHRLRPVAIVSGSTLMFTILGVATGMIGALTPDDIRAPFAILMVAFGAVMADDDLNEIYSRYTRKFVSSANSATGVVDEERHPLANAFVVGLLLGVIWLPCVGPVLGGVLAFVGTTGDITQSALLLFTYGVGFSIPLLGVAYATKFGGRQVLGPVLDDGLTEHVQTITGYSFVAFGVAMLFGLDKLALASLIELL
- the ccsA gene encoding cytochrome c biogenesis protein CcsA, encoding MRALRWLVESRGVKWGTLVTGVVSMGLVFGVASDTMYGIEHGANLLAYWHIALAWVAAAALATTFFGSALYLRYRGRFWNRLAHSAGEIGFMFATLTLVLGSMWGKVIWNSWWEWTDVRLVTFLLVWFIYAGYLIVYSATERSNDELYAAVYGVIGFVTVPISYLSTRLWIPTFHETTVGNPQVSANIDPLTLVVSVIAATFLYFYLVGLRINLHELEDKVLRLHAPRRD
- a CDS encoding CcmD family protein is translated as MEPLLLAGYTALFVAFFGYVVHLQRRMSKVESRVADLRD
- a CDS encoding halocyanin domain-containing protein — protein: MNHGSQSDGLATRRSFLRGVGIATGATAVSQTSVGIGKAQSGPDYGDWFSNTSNFSGTYDFTGKSNVTIHVGAKGNGSNYAFAPAAIRVDAGTKVTWKWTGKGGSHNVIAKGGSFESSMNSKAGATFTHTFEKEGQHKYYCSPHKMMGMKGAVVVGGSGGKDPSQLDLGSSSKDSSGNASEGGNPESDGFSISFVSASVITGMVMAFLSPVLLGVISLLDRED
- a CDS encoding helix-turn-helix domain-containing protein — encoded protein: MPDSMSDQLEQDMECEGLLHCFHGLKELDKECFGALVDAEEALTIDEVAETVERERSTAYRAIQRLLQAGFIQKKQINYDDGGYYHVYEPVAPSQITDEMQRMLNDWYAKMGQLIQEFEDKYDQPDANALLEG
- the trxA gene encoding thioredoxin, producing the protein MTVEPSTDAGANTPSEPVTIDSQNDLDELVSDYDVVLSDFYADWCGPCQMLAPVVEQLAAETDAAIAKVDVDANQQLARAYGVQGVPTLVLFADGQQVEEIVGVQGEDQLRSLIENYTN